The following is a genomic window from Methylomarinum vadi.
GTCTGAATCTTGTTATCGTAACTTTCTATGTGTCCAATCATTAATTCTTTACCTTGTAAGCTTCACAGCTCTTGTCATTAGTTAGTGGTTATTTCTGCCTCGGCAAAAGTCGCCATTTCGTTATGTAATCGGCACGCCATCTGCAGCAAGGGCACGGCGGCCAGCGCACCGCTACCTTCGCCCAAGCGCATATCCAAATCCAATAACGGCCGAACGTCCATTTCCCGCAAAAGCCGCCGGTGGCCTTTTTCATGGGAACAATGGGCAAAAAACAGCCATTCTTTCGCCGCCGGATTCAGATGTATGACACACAACGCTGCGACGCTGGCAATGAAACCATCCACCATGACCGGCAAACGCCGCTGGGCGGCGGATAGATAGGCGCCAACCAACGCCGCTATTTCAAAGCCGCCCAGAGTTTGCAAGATATTGAGCGGCGAGACAAGTCGGTTGCGATGCTTTTCCAAAGCCATTCGGATGACCCGGCTTTTATGTTCAATTTGCACCGCATCCAATCCCGTCCCCGCGCCGGTCAATTCGGCCGCATCGATGTTCAATAGCGCACTGGCGACGGCGGTGGCGCTGGCGGTATTGGCGATCCCCATTTCGCCACCGACGAATAAATCGGCGCCGCCGGCCAAAGCCCTCGCAACGGCTTTTTTCCCGGCATTCAGCGCCAACTCTAACTGGGCTTCGACCATCGCCGGTTGCTGACTGAAATTGGCGGTGCCCTGGCCCGCTCGATCGCAAACGACCGATTCGAGGGCGAGCGGTTCGAGCAAACCGACATCGACTACCTCGAATTCGGCCGCACTATAACGCGCCAGTACATTGACCGCGGCGCCTCCCCGGGCAAAATTCCTAACCATTTCCGCCGTGACGACTTGTGGAAAAGCCGACACGCCTTCTGCGGCTATGCCATGGTCGGCGGCGAAGACCGACACCCAGATCCGGTCGATCGAGGGCGTGCTGCTACCTTGCAGCGCCGCCAAACGAACGGCCGCCTCTTCCAGCCTGCCCAACGAACCGGGCGGCTTTGTCAGCCGCAGTTGTCTGTCGCGCGCTTTTTGCAAAATACTATTGTCAGGTTCCGCTATGGCGACAAACAACCAATCCATTTCCATTCGTTCAACGCCTTACGCCGTTCCTTTTTAATACCATGGGCAAGCCGGCGGTGACCAGCACCACCTTATCGCTGATCGCGGCGATTTCCTGGTGTAAGCGTCCGGCTTCGTCGACGAAACGCCGTGTCGTTTTATGGACGGAAACGACGCCCTGCCCCACTTCGTTACTAACCATGACGATGCGGCCGGGACGTGCGGACAGCGCCTGTAATAAGGCGTCTTTTTCCTGCTGAAACCTGGATAATTGCAAAACCCCCTGTTTATCGAACAACACGTTGCTAAGCCATAGGGTCAAACAATCGATCAGCAGGCAATGGCCTTCGCCGGCATGCTGTTTTATCGTTTCGCCCAATCTGATCGGTTCCTCCACGGTTTGCCAGGATTCCGCCCGATCCGCGCGATGGCGTTCGATTCTCGCCCGCATTTCGTCATCGCCAGCCTCGGCGGTGGCAATATAAACGACACTTTTGCCCGAGGCTTGTGCCTGCTGTTCGGCATAACGGCTTTTACCGGAGCGGGCGCCGCCCAGAACCAGTTCAATCATCCTTCAATCGCACCGCCAAGACGTCGCATTTGGCGTAATGCAATACGCCGTTAGCCGTCGACCCTAATAACAAGGCCAACCCGTGCCGTCCATGCGAACCGATCACCAATAAATCCACGGCGTTTTCTTCCGCAATCCTGACGACCTCCAGCTTAGGACTGCCAATTTCCAGCCATTGCCGCTCAGCCGGTACGCCCAACTCCTCGCCCAGTTCCGCCAGGCGTTTTTTGGCGGCCGCCATCAATTCCTCGGTTAAATCGACATCGAAAGGAATGATTGGGCCGTAAGAGGCATCGGTAATCGGCAAATTATCGACGACATGCACCAGGCTTAATTGTGCCTGGTTCAGCTCCGCCAATTGTTTCGCTCTGCGCGCGACCTCCTTGCCGTGCTCGGAAAAATCCGCCGCCAATAATACATGCCGGTAAATACTCATCCTGCCTCTCCTCTATTGATTGTTCGCCAGTTCAGGAAACAAAAAAGCCATCACCTGATAGGACGCCAGTATATACAAAAATGCCACCCCCAGCGCGAAAATGAACGGCTGGGACAAGGCGTGCCTCAGGATATGGCCGGTCACCAACCAATGCCACAACATCATCGCCACAACCACCACTAAGGCCAGGACGTTGCCTTGTCCGATCAACGAGGCAATGGCCGGCAAAGCGAACAGGCTGATCATTGCATCGCTGCCCAGCAACGCCATAGCGGTTTGCCGAAAACGTTCCGGTTTGCCGGCTATAGCCAGCAGCACCCAGGCAAAAGCGATGATCAGCAACACTTCGACACCCACCTGCAGCAATGCATTGAAGGTATCGGTGCTGATATTGACAATCAGGAAATTAATCGCCATATAAACCAGAATCAACAGGCGCAGCAGCCAACGCGATGCCGGCACGTCCTGCGGACCTTTTTGAAAAATGACGATCTGATAAAACAGTTTGATCAGTTCATACATGTCTATTCGACTTGTTCCAGTTGCTCTTCCGCCTCCATCCACTCGGCTTCCGCCTGTTCCAGCGCGGCGTCGACCTCCGCCTTGCGAGCCAACAATTGCTTCAGCTGTTCCTTATTGGCGTCTTGATAAATGTCGGGATCAGCCAGTTGCCGTTCCAAGTGTTGCTGCTCATCATGATATTGTTCTACCCGTTGCTCCGCTTTTTTCAAGGCATCGAGCAATGGCTTCAGGCGCTTACGCCGTTCCGCCTCCAGCTTGCGCTGGTCCTTGCGCGAGAGAGCGGACTGCGCTTCGCTGGCAACCGCCGTTTCCGCGTCCTTTTTTTGTTCGCTCAACCAATTTCGATAATCGTCCAAATCGCCGTCGAACGGTCGCACCGAGCCATCGGCCACCAACAGCAGCTGATCGGTGACCGAGCGCAGCAAATGGCGGTCATGCGACACCAGCACGATCGCGCCTTCGTATTCCTGCAGGGCCACACTCAAGGCATGCCGCATCTCCAGGTCCAGATGATTGGTCGGTTCGTCCAGCAATAATAGATTTGGATTCTGATAAACCAATAACGCCAAAACCAGACGCGCCTTTTCACCACCGGAAAACGGCCCGACCGGATCGTTGACCTTATCGCCGCGGAAATCGAAACCGCCGAGGAAATTGCGCAGGTCTTTTTCAGTGGCTTGTTGGTCGAGTTTCTGCAAATGCCATAACGGACTTTCTTCGAGCCGCAACTGCTCCAATTGATGCTGGGCGAAATAACCGATATGCAATGCCTCGGCGGTCTGCAGCTTGCCGCTCAACGGCGCCATTTCGCCGGCCAGCACCTTGATCAGGCTGGACTTGCCGGCCCCGTTCGGACCCAACAGACCGATGCGGTCGCCCGGCGAGATCGATAACGAAGCCTCGCCGATCACGGTTTTATCGCTGTAACCGATCGCAACCTCGTCTATTTTCAATAAGGGGTTCGGCAGTTTATCCGGCTTAGGGAAGGTAAAACCGAACGGCGAGTCGACATGGGCCTGGGCGATCAATTCCATGCGCTCCAACGATTTGATCCGGCTTTGCGCCTGCTTGGCCTTGGTTGCCTTGGCCTTGAAGCGGTCGATGAAACTTTGGATATGGGCGATTTCGCGCTGCTGCCGCTCAAAGGCCGACTGCTGTTGCGCCAGTTTTTCCGCGCGCATGCGCTCGAAAGCGGAATAATTGCCGGTATAGATTTCGGCTTTGTTCTGCTCGATATGGACGATGTGATCGGCAATCGCATCGAGAAAATCGCGGTCATGCGAAATCAGCAACAGCGTGCCGGGATATTTGCACAGCCACTCCTGCAACCAGATCACCGCATCCAGGTCCAAATGGTTGGTCGGCTCGTCCAACAGCAACACATCGGAACGGCACATCAACGCCTGCGCCAGATTGAGTCGCATCCGCCAACCGCCGGAGAAAGAGTTAACCGGCATGATCTCCTGCCCGGCGGCAAACCCTAAGCCGTTTAGCAAACGCGAAGCCCGCGCCTGCGCGGCATAGCCGCCGATATGTTCCAGCATGCCATGCAGCTCGGCCAATTTTAGTCCATCGTTTTCTTGTTCCGCCTGCTGCAGTTGTTGCTGCAAGCGTCTCAGTTCACGGTCGCCGTCGATCACAAAGTCGAGCGCCGAACATGCCAGCGCCGGTGTTTCCTGGGCGACATGGGCAATTTCCAGATTGGGCGGCATGCTGAACTCGCCCTCATCGGCATGCAGTTCGCCGCGCAGCATCGCGAACAGGCTGGACTTGCCGACGCCGTTGGCGCCGGTCAAACCGACTTTCTGTCCTTTGTGGATGGTCAAGGATGCGCCGCTAAACAGCACCCGGGCGCCGCGGCGTAAAGAGATATTTTTAAAATTCAGCATTCAATTTAAAATACTTGGATGATTCAAAGACCCCGCAAACCCAAGCACCCGCTGTTCAAACCGCAAGACCGCTATTATGTCAATGAACGGGGCTGGTGGTTTTATACCGTCGACATGATCAGCGGCCCTTACCCGAGCAAGGCGGACTGCGTGGACGCCTGCCGGACCTATATTCAATGGCGCGACGGGGTTTATTTCCCGTCCTCGCCGGACTCGACTCCGATCGGCAGACAGGCAGATTGATTAACCCGCTATTTCCATTATTCGTAACTAATCAGCATAAAAATGCTTTTCCATCAGTCGCTTGCTCCAGAAGACGCCGTTAATTAAGCAAGCGTTCGGTTATCCTATCAAGACAACCGTTCGATCATACTCTCAGCTTGTTTGGCGAATTTTTTCAGATCGCCCGATTTGACTGTCTCCCTCGGAATCACGATCGCCGAATCGAAGGCGATATAAATATGAACATAGTCTTTCAGATTATCGACCCGCAGCATTTCCGACCATGGCGTTTTATGGGTCCCGCCGGGCGATACTTCTTTCAGGTGTTCCGGCTCGATAGTCAGTTTATGCACGCCGAAAATGGCTTTTTTCTCATCCTCGGTATAGTTATTCATGATCTGCCGGCGCATGTCCATCTTCATGACCCAAGGCGAGACTATGCCCCAAACCAGCGCCAGAACCGTAATATAAGCGGTCGTCGTCATGTCTACGTAATATACGTAATAAAACAGGCCAAAAAACAGCATGACGCCAGGGACGAGCAAACGGTTTTTACGGATGTTCTTTTGCATCTCCACGTCATCTTTGAGGCGCATTTCATTAAAATGCAGCAAGTCTTCTTCCCGGAATTCGTATTCTATTTCAAACATTGTTATTTCTTATGGTTATGGTTTTAGTATTAATGGATTATCGCCATTTTAATGCATTTTGATCTTGGCATGGGTGCTACGCCTAAATAAATTAGACAAGGTCAGCATCGCCGTCCTGAAATAACCATGCACGGCCACTTGATGCATTTTATATAAGGACAGATAGACCACCCGGGCGATGAAACCACCGATCGTCACACTGCCAATCAAATTGCCCATCAAATTGCCGACGGTCGTATATTTGCCCAATGACACCAGCGAGCCGTAATCATGGTAAACGAAGGCCACCGGCTGCGCGCCGCTCAATCTGTTGATAATCGATTTGGCCAGGCAGGAAGCCTGCTGATGCGCCGCTTGCGCGCGGGGCGGCACATTGGCCTGATGGCCCGGCCATTGGCATGCCGCGCAATCGCCGATCGCGAAAACATTCTCATCGGCCGTGCGCAAATATCGGTCGACGACCAATTGATTGATATTGTTGGTTTCCAGACCGCCCAAATTTTTCATCCAGTCCGGCGCCTTGATTCCCGCCGCCCAGACCTTCAGATCGGCCTGAAATACCTCGC
Proteins encoded in this region:
- the cobT gene encoding nicotinate-nucleotide--dimethylbenzimidazole phosphoribosyltransferase; translation: MEMDWLFVAIAEPDNSILQKARDRQLRLTKPPGSLGRLEEAAVRLAALQGSSTPSIDRIWVSVFAADHGIAAEGVSAFPQVVTAEMVRNFARGGAAVNVLARYSAAEFEVVDVGLLEPLALESVVCDRAGQGTANFSQQPAMVEAQLELALNAGKKAVARALAGGADLFVGGEMGIANTASATAVASALLNIDAAELTGAGTGLDAVQIEHKSRVIRMALEKHRNRLVSPLNILQTLGGFEIAALVGAYLSAAQRRLPVMVDGFIASVAALCVIHLNPAAKEWLFFAHCSHEKGHRRLLREMDVRPLLDLDMRLGEGSGALAAVPLLQMACRLHNEMATFAEAEITTN
- a CDS encoding YcxB family protein, whose protein sequence is MFEIEYEFREEDLLHFNEMRLKDDVEMQKNIRKNRLLVPGVMLFFGLFYYVYYVDMTTTAYITVLALVWGIVSPWVMKMDMRRQIMNNYTEDEKKAIFGVHKLTIEPEHLKEVSPGGTHKTPWSEMLRVDNLKDYVHIYIAFDSAIVIPRETVKSGDLKKFAKQAESMIERLS
- a CDS encoding universal stress protein codes for the protein MSIYRHVLLAADFSEHGKEVARRAKQLAELNQAQLSLVHVVDNLPITDASYGPIIPFDVDLTEELMAAAKKRLAELGEELGVPAERQWLEIGSPKLEVVRIAEENAVDLLVIGSHGRHGLALLLGSTANGVLHYAKCDVLAVRLKDD
- a CDS encoding ATP-binding cassette domain-containing protein, translated to MLNFKNISLRRGARVLFSGASLTIHKGQKVGLTGANGVGKSSLFAMLRGELHADEGEFSMPPNLEIAHVAQETPALACSALDFVIDGDRELRRLQQQLQQAEQENDGLKLAELHGMLEHIGGYAAQARASRLLNGLGFAAGQEIMPVNSFSGGWRMRLNLAQALMCRSDVLLLDEPTNHLDLDAVIWLQEWLCKYPGTLLLISHDRDFLDAIADHIVHIEQNKAEIYTGNYSAFERMRAEKLAQQQSAFERQQREIAHIQSFIDRFKAKATKAKQAQSRIKSLERMELIAQAHVDSPFGFTFPKPDKLPNPLLKIDEVAIGYSDKTVIGEASLSISPGDRIGLLGPNGAGKSSLIKVLAGEMAPLSGKLQTAEALHIGYFAQHQLEQLRLEESPLWHLQKLDQQATEKDLRNFLGGFDFRGDKVNDPVGPFSGGEKARLVLALLVYQNPNLLLLDEPTNHLDLEMRHALSVALQEYEGAIVLVSHDRHLLRSVTDQLLLVADGSVRPFDGDLDDYRNWLSEQKKDAETAVASEAQSALSRKDQRKLEAERRKRLKPLLDALKKAEQRVEQYHDEQQHLERQLADPDIYQDANKEQLKQLLARKAEVDAALEQAEAEWMEAEEQLEQVE
- the cobU gene encoding bifunctional adenosylcobinamide kinase/adenosylcobinamide-phosphate guanylyltransferase, which encodes MIELVLGGARSGKSRYAEQQAQASGKSVVYIATAEAGDDEMRARIERHRADRAESWQTVEEPIRLGETIKQHAGEGHCLLIDCLTLWLSNVLFDKQGVLQLSRFQQEKDALLQALSARPGRIVMVSNEVGQGVVSVHKTTRRFVDEAGRLHQEIAAISDKVVLVTAGLPMVLKRNGVRR